TTTGGAACTCTTAAATAAGGTTAAGTTGTAATGTCCAACATTTGGGAAAAATTCTTCTATATATCTTCACAATACAGGAAGTTTCgcatttttatttatcatctGCTGATACTTTTCCTGGTGAGTTAAATGGATGAGACTTGTTGGTAGCTGGCCTCTGTCACgtcttttgcaaaaaaaaaaaaaaaaaaaaaaaaaaaaaaaaaacaccgagGACCAACGATCTAATAAGTGATACCAAAGCTGTTTGTTTGAACCAAATCAGTTTGATGATCTGGTTGGATCACAGCCAAAAAATTCATGGAGTATAAATATGGAAAAATATCAGGCGTACCATCGTTTAGTATAAACACCTGGACAGGGGAAAGGTTGCCATGGAAAATGGATCATTTGTCGTGCATATTCCTCGTTTGGAAGAATTCGAGGTGTGTGTTTAGTTTTCTATGCAGACCCCTATGATTAGGAGGCATCAGAAACATGCAGAGGTCAAAATCTTATAGCCTGAGAAGGGTGTGCTCATTTAGCACCTGATATCTTCATCAACTGGCAAATTCTTTGGTCTTGATTTACACCTTCTGCCACTCTTTTCTGCAGCACATTTGTATCAATCTGAATAATACAGGTCCACATGACATACTGCATTGCGATGAACAAAGGCCAGAGGTGTAAATAAcgaaataaattttgcttccaTCGCAGTGGTGGTTGTTTTTCTATTCAAAGGATTGTTTGCATGCGTATGGTAAGTGAAAGACTGCCACTGGGGATAGAGCTATTGGAACGGTGGGAGAAGCTCAGAACAACCTGTAACCAAAGCGCCTTAATCTTCTATGATTCCCCTGCCTTTTAAAAATGATATAATTTGGACTTGAcctttttgttatttttatatttattgttAATCTGTTAGAACATATTGAGGTGAAGTTAGAATATAAACTTATTTTGTAATTCATACTTATAAATactttcaggaaaaaaaataactgCACTTCGCTTATCTTCTTGGGCAGAAACTCACATGGGCCTCTTACTCAAATTGAGCCTTCAGGCCAGGCCCTAATGGATAGACCAACTTCATCCTACTGTTGCCCTTTGCCTTTGTGCATACTgagggagagaaaaaaagaactttGTAAAAAAAAGTTATTTAGGTGATGGAGAATATGAGCAAGGTGGTGACTCTACCATTTGGGTTGGGGTGATGCAGGCAACAAGTTATGTTTGGAGCACCATATGTCCCATCCAACCATTGATTAGAAAAAATGGGATCCCCTTCACTGTAGTATAATTGCTCAATTAAGTcccatcagcatggacttctcATACAGTACAATATATTAGTAGAAATTATATTTCACAAAAGGTACATTGGAGACAGTTAATGTTCACTGTAGAATGAACTGTAATCCTTAAATCTGATTACCACTCCTAAAACAAGCAAAAGAAGGAGAACCACTCCAAAGTAATCTGATGTCCACATTATTTCCTCATGCTACCGGACAATAAATATTTGAATTTAGGTTTTTAGGGATCCTTTTAGATTAATTTAACAGAACTGTGGAAAATCAAATTGGGAAGAACAGTTCTTCTACAATTTGTGTTGGAGAGTAGCACAAATGCCTACTAGCTGTTGGTTGATCAATTATTTTGTAGTATGTTAATGATTCAGTTTATCTTCAGCTATAACTCTAGTCCTAGATTGGTTATGCTACAGGAATAAAAAATCGCCTCAAAATTAAATGGGTGATAAAAATGCTTTTTTATGGCTGAATGCCATGCCCAATTAATGCATCAAGATTAAGCTCCGAGGAAGAAGTGTATATGTGTTTATTACGTTATTCCTATATATTGATCCACAAATTGGCGTGCTCCCCTGGCACACTTGTAGTTACAAATGGATTGTTCAACGTCTCTAAAGAATTTTTAGACTACAGCCGCACGTAACAAAGACATCCAGAAGAGGTGCATCTTGTTGAAGGAGGATTCCAGTTTCTCCGGTAAATGTTATTTGTATTGATATAATTTGTTTTCCGTATAGTGTGATATGCTTGTTTTTATCCTTATCTTGCCCACAAAAGGGGCAGCATGATGTGCGAGTGGCGTATAGCTGGTTTGTTGAACTTAATGCACTTCAGCAGAAGATGTCACACACAGAAACAAACAACAATGTGCTAAATAGATTCATGGTGTGTAAAGATAGTCAGGTTCGCACTTGCTTGCTACAAACTGATGATAGAAACAAACAACTAGAGACTACAAGAAGAGGGAATCATAGATTAGGTAGGGAGTGCATGCATTTCTATGCAACTAGTAGCTAGGTTGGGGAGACATTAGGAACATGCAGGGGCGGACCCACCCTGCAGGCAAGATGAGCCGGCCACACCAGCTACAAGCCGCCGAGCACCAGCACCCTCTCTGGCCAAGTTCCATCGAGTTTTGGttcctgccgctgccggcgccgaactGGAACGCCgtgtcgctgccgccgcggcctcgcggAGAAGGAAGCGACGCAACAGCCGAAGGAGAACGCCCTGATTTCGCTAAACCGGTTCAAAACATACCTTTTAACACATTTGAAACCGGTTTTGCTAAGTAGACATGACACATCAGCAGGCCTACGTGGCATAACCACATAACGCAGTTGTCCACAACAACCCTCCGCGTTTTTAATTCTTCCATTCTTTGCTTCTCCTTTGTCCTTCTAAATCCGAGAGCTTTCTTTTCTTGAGCCTCCGAGAGGAGGTGGTGTCGCCATGTACTTCGGAGACCTGAAGGAAATTTCTCTTATTTCCTTTCTATTATTTTTCTCGTATCCAAGTGTTTAGAGCATGGGCCGGTCTGCATTCAACAGAAAATAGAAACAAGAACTAAATACAGCCCCAAAGGCATTCGGGCCAGGTGGGCTGAATTTTGTGGATAGCATAGGCCCAGCGAGCAGAGCCCACCACGTGGTGATCGTCACAGGAGTATCCAGAAAACGAACCCTAAATTCTGGACACTTCCTAATCTTAACGAACGGATGTGCTTGCTACAGTAGTGTGATCGCAGGCAGATTACATGTAGGAAGAACCTATCCGGTTGAGGTATTCTTGGGCTGGCTGGCCTGTGTGCCGGACCGGTTGAGCTGGCCGTGGCGCCGGTGCGTCTATGCATCACCGGTGGTTCTACAGGTGGGGCGCGGTCGTGGTGGAGATAGTGGGCCATTATGGCCCAAAAACCTGGCGGTATTGACTGTTTCTATGCGTGTGAGCTTTTAAGAAAgaactgcatgcatgcatgaaaaaagCCAAGGTTGATCACATCACCCATGTGCATGCAAATTTGTAATAAAAAATCATTACTCTTAAACTGATTActcaaattaaattttgattgcACCATTGAATTTTTATAacaagatcttcaaaacaagaccCTGCTTGActattaaaataatttttttatgattATTTTTCTAATCAAGTTGGAAGATTTTTTTAACACATGTACACttagaacaaattatacaaatctaaggaataaaataattgtacatattgaacaaattatataaattATATAAACTTACAGAAAAGAGATGTATACATTCAGAATAAGATCCAAACTAAATTTTGATTGCACCATAATATTTCATATGATAACATTATCAAAATAAGTTCACACTCAACtatgtttggaaaaaaaattaaaccctttttaataaaaaaataaattaattttaACAAATGCAAACAAATATTTTAACGACAGGAGCAAATGATCGTTTTTTGCGAACAAAAGATTAAACATGATGCTTCGAATAAAAAATTGAACActgctaatatttttttataggaCAAACAATAGAAACTAAGTGTTGCAAAAAGATAAGTTTACGTTgcagaacaaattatatgaatcCACAGGATAAATTTTTGCATGCGTAGGacaaattatataaatttagggAACAAAATAATTATACTTATCGAACAATTATACAAACTCATAGAATAAAAATGTATATCCATATAACAAACTATATGAACTCAGAGAACAAATATTTGTACACCTAGAACAAATTCCGTGAACTTACGAAACAAAATAGCTATACCCATCGAACAAATCATAGAACAAATATATAAACCCCTAAAACAtattatataaatttataaaaaaaattgtacatttaaaataaattatatgaaGTTAACAAAATAATCATATCCATTAAACAAACTATATAAACGCACAGAAAAAGATTTATGCATCTTAAAATGAATAATATAATTTATAAAAAGTAAATAGACACCATAAAATATTATGCTGTTATAATGGAAGAAACATGAATAAAACAAGAACTacaaagaaacaagaaaaaaagaaaaggaatcatAATATACCAAATGAAGTAAAAGATAAAGAaataatatataaataaatagaaaaagaaGTGGCACCACAGGAAACAAGAcgagagaaaagaaaatgaaaactgTAGTCTCACATTGAATTCTTCTTCAATTTGAATCCAATTTGAATCATCGTAGGAACAGCCGTTTATTTAACATCTAATTATATAAGACATAAAGATAGATGATATGAATTTAAAATGAAACCATCCTAGAAATAATATTTACATAAGGTTTAGaataaaacaagaaaaagaattaaacaatatatatagaaaattaaaagggaaaagaaaaataaaaaatgaatggAAAGCAATatagaaaaaaagaacaaacacaAAGAGAAAAGTAGAGCAACTCAACCTCAAAGAAATAAATAAGCCAACTCAATTTGAGAAAAAATACCTACATATctgacacatgcatgcatgcatgcagcatgccGCTCATAGGCCTGACAGCATGCGAGAAAGGCCTGCTGTGTATACGACTTCCAGTGCGACAGATAATTAATTGTCTGTATGCGACATATAGCTTCCACCCTGGCGCCCAGCCTCCTCAACAATCAGGCACACGATTTTGAGAAACTCAACACTCTTTTGGGTCTTCAGAAAGACTGAATCAGTTAAAATTCTCACAAGGCAAGCCACCCACCTCAACCTCGTATGGTCGTCCCATGTACAACTTCTCGTCCAACCAAAATCCATACGAGGTAATCTGATTTGAAGTGGTAGAAGAGATTGGCATTACTGGAAAGGAATGGGAGAGATTGATGAAACTATGATGGAGCGATAAGAATAAAATCGAGTTGTATGTACAGAATTTCATCTAATCTATTCTGCGTTTAGATTGTCACTGTCTCGTGGACTTTGTGGATGGTGATAAGAAAGCTGTTTATTAGGCCTTTCTTTCCTAAAAAAAACATAGTAGTAGCATTTAACTAAAATTCTACTCCACGCTGCAACAAAAATGAAATTATTTACTTTACTTCCAGCTCTAGTGCTGAAtgttttttctcttcctttttgtAGGGATTATTCATGCTGGGTTATTAATGAATTCTTTTTTCCTACCTGCGGGTTCCGACCTGTGACTTGTTAACTTTGATCTTTGTCAAAGTTCACCTCGCTTCATTTCTGTTCCTGCTCATGTATTTAAATGATTAAGACTTAAGACACATCCATAAAAACAGAATAGTTTCTAGTAGATGCGTTAGTTGTAGAAAAGATTGGATGCTAAGAATCTTTAGAATCTATAGGTGCGCTCCATTGCAAGTTCAGACAATAAAGTTTTCAGAATAGTTTCTAGTAGATGCGTTAGTTGTAGAAAAGATTGGATGCTAAGAATCTTTAGAATCTATAGGTGCGCTCCATTGCAAGTTCAGACAATAAAGTTTTCTATctcttgttttcttcttttattttttctacaAAATCAGTTATGATACCAAGAAAATCTGAAAGAGGCTCAGCAAATAAAACTTAACGGGTTACAAATTATTGTCTTGATAGGAATCGTTTCCAAATGCTTTCAGTGGAGTTAAAACAAATAATGAACTCAACCAACAGCAACATCTTCCCATGTGTAGAGAACAAAACATCAGAGATAAGATAGTTTGTGGCAAAGGCTTGTTCAATTGAACTTATTCCACCACAGATGGGCTTATGCAACACCAGGCACAAGCAGTGTGTGAAGTACAGGTACAAGTAGAAGTACATGACCAAAGAATACTAATTTATACAGATCTATTTTGTGATCATCTTTATGCCTTTTGAAACCCAAAAATAACACAAGACAGCAAATTGCTCTTGTTACATGCTGACAAACTATCATCAGTTCGTCACTTCTTTAGCAAAGCTCGAGAGTATATCCTCTTGCAGTATGGACTGGTCCTAAGTAGTTCCACATGAGGTCGGATTGCGTTGGTCAGTGCAGAATGGAGTGACCCCTGAAATATTAAATGCAGTTACAAAAATTGGTAAATTAGTTACTGCAAAAGTAGTATAGCTATGCCCTTTTCTCCAGGTTTTTACCTTAGAATTCTGAAGAGCAGAGTATATGACATAGTTTGCGTATGGGTGCTGAAGCAACTGCTCCAATTGTGGCATGGCAAGGAGTTCGAGTATGATCTTCGCCTTGTCAGCCTCCTTGAACACTTTCAGGCATTTCTCAACCACATTGCTACTGAACTTCTGCATGGACAAGTGGATGTACCTGCCTTCAAACTGCTGTGCAAGACTTGAATTTGCATTTGGGATCTTCAAGTCTATTACATACTGGACAACATAGTTCCTGTGACCACAGAAGTCAGGCTTCACATTAATAAAGAAGTACATAAAAATGTAGCAAACTGATTCTACATACTGCTTTTGGAATGTAGAGTTGAAGACTGACTATTACCCATAGGCATCTTGCGCGAGTTCAAATCCATTGCGAGCGATCGCCGCAACCAGCTTCTCTCTGTGCTCACCTCGTGAACGTGCAATGCAGCGCTGCAGGACGCAGCAACCATGGCATTGCATTCCAATGTCAAGACAATGAACAGAAGCGGCTTCAAAGATAGCCTGAGATACAGTTAAATCATAAACCATGCTTATCAGTTCAGTAGTCAATACAGCTTGCCAAACGAAATACAGAGCAAGTTTCAGATAAGTGAAAGCAGTCCAAGACAAAACTATTTGCCATGAGTTCCAAAGATTGCCAATCTCATAACTGCATGACTTTTCTGAATCGAATTTTTGCAtccaaaatttataaaaaacgATTCCTCAAATATTCTCTAAACTTCAGAATAGACAATGGTGCCACATTTAGCCACCCTCACACACATACCTTGTTATCGTCGGCCTCGAACGACTGCAGGCACTTTTGCACGACATGGTTGCCATTGGGATCCTTGATGAGCTCCAAGAACCCGGGACGCAGAGCGTCGATGACGAGATTAATCTCTTCCCTTGTCCTGAGGCTCTCAATCAGCTTCTGCACTGCTCGTGTCCTGAAACACCGTCACCAGATTCATCAGAAACTACAGATCAGCAAGATTCAACAGTAAAGATGTGCAAATTAGCAATTAAATGGACGAGTGAATTGACAGTTTTACCCATGGACATTCAGGGATATCCTGACGAGGACGAAGGGGTCGGCGGTGAGGGTGAGCACGAGCTCCATCCTCTGCCCGGCGTCGCAGGCGGCGAGCAGCTTCTGCATGAGGTAGTTGCCGAACGGGTCCACCATCAGCTGCGCGGCGTGGCGCGACACGCCGGCGAAGATGAGGTCGACCTCGCGCTTGCCGTCGTCGAGCCGCTGCTGCAGGAACCGGCAGCCGTGCTGGTCCCGGGCGACGTGGTACATGAACCCGCGCAGGCCGACCAGGCTCTCGCCGCGCggcttggccgccgccgccgccgcggcggcgccgcactTCTTGGGGCTCGCCGCCATCgcgttcttcctcctgccgttCTTGCACCGGGCCCtcggcgtggccgccggcggcgtggaaGGCGGCGGGGAGCACCAGATGTCCCAGacgtcggtggcggcggtggcgtcgaAGGAGACGGGATCGAAAAGAGACGGCATGTGCGCGCGGTAATTGGCGATGGCGAACGGGTGCGAGGGCACGAGATTATCGCCTTTCTTGTGGTAAATGAAGCTGGGGAGGCCGAGGGAatcagcggcggccggcgccggcgggtcgtcgtcgccgtcgacgacgcccATGGCGGCGAGTTCGTGGATGAGGTAGGAgaggtcggcgtcggcgtcggcgtcggcgcccgcatcgccgacgccgaggaggccgccgtggtggaggagggggatCTCGTTGAGCAGCATCTCCATCTCCCTGTCGAGCTTCATCCCCAACTCCGGCGAATTGGCCGCCGGGCTCCGATCAAATCTTGATGATCGGCAAAGAAAAGGATAAATCTCAGATGGAAGAAATAAGATGGGAAAATGCGTGGGCACTGATCGGATCAGGTTGGATTGGTTCCTGGCGAAGGATttgttggattgggatgagggCGACGGGAGGTGGCTTCTTGGAGACGGGTTGTTGAGGCATGcaggggaggaaggaggggggTTTATATATGGATAGAGCGGGAAAGTAGTGAGGAGTGAGGTGAGGAGAGTGCCTGCTTTACCGAGTCTGATTTTCTTTATTTGGGCATAGGCATTCGACTTATATTATTTTCTTCACTTTCTGGTTGTTTTTTACATATTATTAATACAGTAATATAATAATTTAGGGAAAATCATGCGCGGTTGCCAAACATAGCCTTCGTTAAAAGTAAAACATGTATCCAAAACACAAATGTCCTCATATTAGTTTGTTATGATCAGACCGATTCTCCTTGCATGTTCGAGAAAAATAAACATCATGGACAATTTAATTTCATAAAATATTATAGCCATCTACTTAAGATAGTTATTAGATTAAGAATGCAGAGTATTTTGTTTCAAAGCAAAAAAATACTTATATTTTCGACGTTAAGATTTGTAACCTGGTATCCTCCCATTTTTTACTAACCCAAAAAAAAACCAGTGACCTCCCTTTATATTGTGATGAAGACTGAAGATAGTGAATATCTCCCGGCCAAAATCTCTGGGTTTACCTGTTCAGCGTGTCTATTTTGGGGCTAACGGTTACACAACAACATGGCCCACTCGTTCCCACTGACCATTCCTATGGTCCGGTGCTGCCCAAACGTGCCTTGTTGCTGCATCAGAAAAAGACATGGCTTGGATCCGCCGGTGCACTTTTGGGCCCGCTGTCAGCGACACATGGCCGCGCCTTTTTTCGCCTAAAAATATCTCATGTAGGATATTTTCTTGGCCGGACGCCAACTCGGGAAGGAGATATTTGTGCCTGTGATGCATCAGGTAGGGTCCAAAGGGGACGAGCAAGCATTAGCATACGACCAAGAAGTGGATGAAACTGGAGGTTATCCGATGCCTGAAAGCCCTGAGCCTTATGCTTTGGACATGGACCAGAGCTCCTGCACTATTTCCTACACAAGTTGTGTACTATGCAATGTGTGTCCTCGGCATCACATCAGCTTATCAGTGGAAACAGATCATATAGGGATGGCCTCATGACACGTGAATGTAATATTCGATATTTGCATGCCATTCTTTTGCTTGCAAAGTTCTATCTTTTTACAAGGAAATTGCACACGGCATGCTTTTAGCAGCCAAATTTTGAGTCCTGAAAAAACAGAATTGGAACAATATCAGCAGGAGCTAGCCTCCCAAGTTCGTTCGCCGGCAAGGGATGCATCAGGCAGCAAGAGAAAATGTTAGTCCGTAACTTTGAGCATTCAAGTTGCTTCTCCCAGGATTTCCTCAAAACTTGGTGTCCACATTTTTTAGAAACCATACGAACTGAACTACTTCATTACCAATCTTAGCCAGCTGCTGATGAAACAGTTGTCAAACAATATTTCATTCAGGAGACGCGCCATTATCCTCATTAGAGACACCATGATCGGAAGATACAGCAGCATGTCCTTCACTTGTACTGGCGTCAACAGTTGCAAGTTCATCCTTCCTCTCTTCCTGACGACCAGCATCAACAGCCATACtgtcatcagctttatgctgACCTTCTGATTTGGCTGGATCGGTCTTGCCAGCCTCATCATTCGTGGAGGCAGTCTCACTACTCTGAGCATTAAAAGCGTTCTCTTGAATTGAGACATCAACGTTATCCCCTTCAGTGTCTGGTGCTGGAGGAATAGGGCCTATGAGTTCCCCGTCTACATTCCCGTTGTCCACATCCATCTGATCCTCTGTGGTTCCCTTGCTTCCTGCTGCAGCTTCTCCATCAGTAGCTTTGTTTGTCTGCCCATCCTCTTCAATGCTGCggctcttcctttcttcttcctcagcaGCACGATTCTGCgctgcaacttcctcctcctGAGCACGATTTTCTGCTTCTTTTGCCTCCTGTATCTTGAGTTGTCTCTTGCGCTCCTCAAGCTGTTCTTGGATCCTCTGGAAACCGGACAACAGATCACCATACCGGCTTTGGAGAGTCCGCTCTAGTGCTTTCTGTTTATTCACTTCTTCGGTCAAATTTAAGGTTCGATAGGAAGCAGCAAGGTGTTCCTGTTTCTGCAGCTCTTGGAAGCATTTGAGTTCTGTTGATGCAGTGTCCATCTGCTTGAATGTGTCTTGGACCTGTGACCAGAGTTTTCCAGCACGTACCTAAAGAGCAAACAGTATGTGAGAAAAACATTGGCATTTGAATAGGATGTCCATCAAGATATATGATGCTGTCAgtattatcaaaaaaaaaattcaatacaAGAAATCCACTCAGGCCAAAAGTGGGACCCATTACTATTTTACAGCATGGAAAAGTGATAACCAAGGCCAGCTCAGTAACCTATCATATTCAAAAAAGGGACAAATGAAAAGAGAAGCATACATAAACCAAATACAGGAAAACAGTTGAATAAAGTCATGCTATATGGTATATAAATGGTTCTGAATGCAGACAATATAGCATGCCAAGTTTACCTGGTATCCTTGTGTGAGAAGCTTAATCTTCTGCTCAAGACGAGAAGCCTTCTTAGCTTCATCATCCATTCGCTTCTTCACAATGTCAAACTCATTTTGCAAGGCAGAAATCTTATCAGCATTTCCAGCAACACTAGCCAAACCATAGCTATTATTAGCGGGAAAAAACATAAGATCCTCTTGGCATGCATCATGTGCTTTCACAAAGTCCTCAAAAGATTCATTTTCATGACCCATGGCCACTCGAAGATATTGAATCTCCTCTTCAACCATATAACCAGCCTGCAAAATAAGAAAAAAGGATGAGGCCATTTGAACAACTTATTCCATCACTACATAACTACAATAAGCATAGAGGCTTGTTCATACAACAATAGAACAATAATcaaaataaacaaacatatttactTGTGTACAGAACATATGTAGTTTGTTTGATTAGGGTCTCTATTGGGTATTTGTTCCATCACTACATAACTACAATAAGCATAGAGGATTGTTCATATAACAATAGAACAATAATcaaaataaacaaacatatttactTGTGTACAGAACATATGTAGTTTGTTTGATTAGGGTCTCTATTGGGTATTTGGGTCTATGACCTTGTACATgtacatatattatattatttcaAAAATGGAGGTGGGGGATCACTAGGGGCCTACCCTGTTGTTCAGTCGAAAAAGAAGTTAGCTAACATTTCTTTGGAGGAAAGGCATTTTCTTAATCAATATAAGATAACGCATTTGGGCAAGAAAAGGACATGATGCATGCTGTTGCATAGTATGATAAACGGGAGCAAAACCCTGCAGGAATGAATTGATAACTGCTATGACAAGTAGATTAATGTATTGTGATCACTATATTTCTTTAAGCAGAAATGCCCAACATAGTGCTAGTAGCAGTTTCAAAAGTCCAACACTTGTATGTACAAGTTTCATGAAAACTAGAATGCACAGCTCAAACTAATCGATTAATATATAGTATTCTCTAGTGTGCAAAGTTGAAAGGCGTAAAATGACCATCACATCGCTTTTATATGACAATTCTATTCATCTACACTCAAAAAAGAAGATTGTAATTGTACATTTGATAACCTAAGGAATATGTTCAAATTTGATATTTCAGActtctataaaaaaaattcgttGGCTAGTCCTCGCACCGTAGAGTTTCTCACATAATTCTGTGTCTATTGCTATTTAGAAAGTGAAGCATGCTCCCATCACTCGCTGTGCGTGCCAGTTGACCTAGGTCCAACTGACTACAATCTCAATGCGACTGGTAATTAAGTACTATGAATAACAAATCACATTATCATGTTAGTGAAATAGACATGTGCACACAGGGTCCCAAGTTACAGCTTATGCACTGTGGATCTAAAAAAATAGCATAGCAATTATCAGGAAAGTGGACATACAGTTCATCATGAGTAAGAAAATCATAGGAGGGAGGAAAAGAAATGCACCTCTTTTAGTTCATCCTCATCAAAATCATCAATTTCAGGGACAAGAGATCCCCCATTCTGCTGACGCTtgctccctttctttttctctttttgagTTTTTTCATCAAGAGGATATTTTGCATTATCATGCTCAAGAAGCCTAAGGAGCTCCTCATTTATTAGTTCATCAGCTTGTTCAAGTGATGTAGGAGGCACAAAGgtgcttctgcttctgctttcTCCACTTCTAATGAGAGATTGCCGGATAATCTCTACTGAAGCAGTAGGTGGCCTTGGCAGACTCCTCTGCAACACTTTGGATCTCTTTCTGAGCAATGCCTCCTGCCTAGCCTGTTCCTCAGCCCTTTCTCGTGCCAGCCTGTCTGACATGTCCTCTTCAATTTTCTCTTCAGCTTCTTCCTTCTCATCCTCTGTAATAGGTGGCATGACTATCTGGTACTCATTCTTAGGTTGTGGAATAGAAGCAAAGCCAGATCGTAGGCTTCTTTTAAGTTCAGCTTGCCTGCGAAGCTCAAGTTTGGTGCTGTCCTGCATTTCCACCTCTTCATTTATACGAAGCTCATCACGGAAAGGAGTTCCTTTTG
This sequence is a window from Setaria italica strain Yugu1 chromosome III, Setaria_italica_v2.0, whole genome shotgun sequence. Protein-coding genes within it:
- the LOC101781581 gene encoding cell division cycle 5-like protein → MRIMIKGGVWKNTEDEILKAAVMKYGKNQWARISSLLVRKSAKQCKARWYEWLDPSIKKTEWTREEDEKLLHLAKLMPTQWRTIAPIVGRTPSQCLERYEKLLDAACAKDENYEPNDDPRKLRPGEIDPNPESKPARPDPVDMDEDEKEMLSEARARLANTRGKKAKRKAREKQLEEARRLASLQKRRELKAAGIDTRHRKRKRKGIDYNAEIPFEKQPPPGFYDTGGEDRPLEHVQFPTTIEELEGKRRADIEAQLRKQDIARNKILQRQDAPAAIMQANKLNDPEAVTRRSKLMLPPPQISDHELEEIAKMGNAGDPGLNEELGEGSTATRTLLASYSQTPRLGMTPLRTPQRTPAGKGDAIMMEAENLARLRESQTPLLGGDNPDLHPSDFSGVTPRKKEIQTPNPMATPLASPGPGVTPRIGMTPSRDGHNFGLTPKGTPFRDELRINEEVEMQDSTKLELRRQAELKRSLRSGFASIPQPKNEYQIVMPPITEDEKEEAEEKIEEDMSDRLARERAEEQARQEALLRKRSKVLQRSLPRPPTASVEIIRQSLIRSGESRSRSTFVPPTSLEQADELINEELLRLLEHDNAKYPLDEKTQKEKKKGSKRQQNGGSLVPEIDDFDEDELKEAGYMVEEEIQYLRVAMGHENESFEDFVKAHDACQEDLMFFPANNSYGLASVAGNADKISALQNEFDIVKKRMDDEAKKASRLEQKIKLLTQGYQVRAGKLWSQVQDTFKQMDTASTELKCFQELQKQEHLAASYRTLNLTEEVNKQKALERTLQSRYGDLLSGFQRIQEQLEERKRQLKIQEAKEAENRAQEEEVAAQNRAAEEEERKSRSIEEDGQTNKATDGEAAAGSKGTTEDQMDVDNGNVDGELIGPIPPAPDTEGDNVDVSIQENAFNAQSSETASTNDEAGKTDPAKSEGQHKADDSMAVDAGRQEERKDELATVDASTSEGHAAVSSDHGVSNEDNGASPE
- the LOC101780915 gene encoding putative pumilio homolog 7, chloroplastic; protein product: MKLDREMEMLLNEIPLLHHGGLLGVGDAGADADADADLSYLIHELAAMGVVDGDDDPPAPAAADSLGLPSFIYHKKGDNLVPSHPFAIANYRAHMPSLFDPVSFDATAATDVWDIWCSPPPSTPPAATPRARCKNGRRKNAMAASPKKCGAAAAAAAAKPRGESLVGLRGFMYHVARDQHGCRFLQQRLDDGKREVDLIFAGVSRHAAQLMVDPFGNYLMQKLLAACDAGQRMELVLTLTADPFVLVRISLNVHGTRAVQKLIESLRTREEINLVIDALRPGFLELIKDPNGNHVVQKCLQSFEADDNKAIFEAASVHCLDIGMQCHGCCVLQRCIARSRGEHREKLVAAIARNGFELAQDAYGNYVVQYVIDLKIPNANSSLAQQFEGRYIHLSMQKFSSNVVEKCLKVFKEADKAKIILELLAMPQLEQLLQHPYANYVIYSALQNSKGSLHSALTNAIRPHVELLRTSPYCKRIYSRALLKK